In Bordetella holmesii ATCC 51541, the following proteins share a genomic window:
- a CDS encoding AFG1-like ATPase family protein → MNAREYYENALAERGYKPDEAQLRAVDRLQKYYDDWVRFKAMRSNALKRLLSRPDVPRGVYLWGGVGRGKSFLMDAFYATVPVVRKTRLHFHEFMRGVHRELENVKGMQDPLDEVARRVAKRYRLICFDEFHVSDVADAMILYRLLLKLFEYGTSFVMTSNYEPSTLYPDGLHRDRILPAIELIQSRMDILNVDSGIDYRRRSLEQVQLYHHPLDSAARQALEEAFSKLADTAAQDPVLRIEHREIRAQALAGSVVWFDFATLCGGPRSQNDYLELANRFHAVILSEVPRMGPRQASEARRFTWLIDVFYDHKVKLIMSAECPPEELYTEGALSNEFHRTVSRILEMQSREYIESERRQIGTL, encoded by the coding sequence ATGAACGCTCGCGAATACTACGAAAATGCCCTGGCTGAACGGGGTTATAAGCCGGATGAGGCGCAGTTGCGCGCTGTCGACCGCTTGCAGAAGTACTACGACGATTGGGTGCGCTTCAAGGCGATGCGCTCCAACGCCCTGAAGAGGCTCCTGAGCCGCCCGGACGTCCCGCGCGGCGTATATCTGTGGGGCGGGGTAGGGCGAGGCAAGAGTTTCCTGATGGACGCTTTCTATGCCACCGTGCCAGTCGTGCGCAAGACGCGGCTGCATTTCCATGAGTTCATGCGGGGGGTGCATCGTGAGCTCGAGAACGTCAAGGGCATGCAGGATCCGCTTGACGAGGTCGCCCGGCGGGTGGCCAAGCGCTACCGGCTGATCTGTTTTGACGAGTTTCACGTATCCGACGTTGCGGACGCGATGATTCTTTATCGCCTGCTCCTGAAGTTGTTTGAGTACGGTACGTCGTTCGTGATGACGTCGAATTACGAGCCATCGACGCTCTACCCGGACGGTTTGCATCGCGATCGCATCTTGCCGGCCATCGAGCTGATACAGAGTCGCATGGATATCCTGAACGTCGATTCGGGAATCGATTACCGCCGCCGGTCGCTCGAACAGGTGCAGTTGTATCACCATCCACTGGACTCGGCGGCGCGTCAGGCGCTGGAGGAGGCGTTTTCCAAGCTGGCCGATACGGCAGCGCAGGATCCGGTGTTACGTATCGAGCATCGCGAAATCCGTGCCCAGGCGCTGGCCGGTTCGGTGGTGTGGTTCGATTTCGCCACGCTTTGTGGTGGCCCGCGCTCCCAGAATGATTATCTGGAGCTGGCGAATCGCTTTCATGCAGTCATTCTCTCGGAGGTCCCGCGCATGGGGCCGCGTCAGGCATCCGAGGCCAGGCGCTTTACGTGGTTAATCGACGTGTTCTATGACCACAAGGTCAAGCTCATCATGTCGGCTGAATGCCCACCCGAAGAGCTGTACACCGAAGGGGCCCTGTCCAATGAGTTTCACCGCACGGTCTCGCGCATTCTGGAGATGCAATCGCGTGAATACATCGAGTCGGAGCGGCGGCAGATAGGTACGCTGTAG
- a CDS encoding RNA polymerase sigma factor, sigma-70 family protein: protein MTQDVFTRILQGRKQVHAGQARAFLVTVARGLVIDHWRHRALESAYAEYLAGLPEAHAPSAEQRLEIMQALGTLDRMMDGLPERARQAFLLSQLDGLSYPEIAVRLGVSVSSVQQYMVKAMSACFDVFHA, encoded by the coding sequence ATGACCCAGGATGTTTTTACGCGCATTCTTCAAGGCCGAAAGCAGGTTCATGCCGGCCAGGCGAGGGCGTTTCTGGTTACGGTCGCCAGGGGACTGGTGATCGACCACTGGCGCCACCGTGCGCTGGAGAGCGCATATGCGGAGTATCTGGCCGGGCTGCCTGAGGCTCATGCGCCCAGCGCTGAGCAACGTCTGGAAATCATGCAGGCGCTTGGCACGTTGGATCGCATGATGGACGGCCTGCCTGAGCGAGCGCGACAGGCTTTTCTGCTGTCACAACTGGATGGGTTGAGCTATCCGGAGATTGCAGTGCGTCTGGGCGTGTCCGTCAGTTCAGTGCAGCAGTATATGGTCAAAGCCATGAGCGCGTGCTTTGATGTATTTCATGCTTGA
- a CDS encoding fecR family protein has translation MLRGVVAAAVAGATGWGVYHHTPWQRLIADRSTGLGEVRKIAIAPGLYVTLSSDTAIQISRNADRHLLRLLRGQVQVQASAAAVQLDTGVGLARTDRARFCVRRGAHGCELQLLDGGLVLEREMNRTRLSAPQGMWLPDSGVWHQRPPNPDAGLGLTG, from the coding sequence ATGTTGCGCGGCGTCGTCGCCGCTGCGGTGGCCGGCGCGACGGGGTGGGGCGTCTATCATCACACGCCCTGGCAGCGCCTCATCGCCGATCGGAGTACGGGTCTGGGCGAAGTGCGCAAGATAGCGATCGCCCCAGGCCTGTATGTCACGCTCTCCAGCGATACCGCCATCCAGATCTCCCGTAACGCTGACCGGCATCTGCTGCGCTTGTTGCGCGGCCAGGTACAGGTGCAGGCGAGTGCGGCGGCCGTGCAACTCGATACCGGTGTTGGCCTGGCGCGCACCGATCGCGCGCGTTTTTGTGTGCGGCGGGGCGCGCACGGCTGCGAGCTGCAGTTGCTCGATGGAGGCTTGGTTCTTGAGCGGGAGATGAATCGTACACGGCTCAGTGCTCCGCAGGGGATGTGGCTGCCCGACTCGGGTGTCTGGCACCAGCGCCCGCCCAATCCGGACGCCGGGCTTGGGTTGACGGGCTGA
- the fecR gene encoding transmembrane sensor domain protein — translation MLVARLADHRRGVIHLDPELADTRVSGVFPLFDAERALKAVAHSVPIAVQRRGPFWLSVGQA, via the coding sequence ATGCTGGTGGCGCGCCTGGCAGATCACCGCAGGGGCGTGATTCATCTGGACCCCGAGCTTGCCGATACGCGAGTGTCGGGCGTGTTTCCGCTTTTTGACGCCGAGCGGGCCCTGAAGGCCGTCGCACACAGTGTGCCTATCGCGGTGCAGCGGCGTGGCCCGTTTTGGCTGAGCGTCGGCCAAGCCTGA
- a CDS encoding tonB-dependent siderophore receptor family protein: MLAVSLALASGLSVHAAWGQAAAAHYDVPAGPLAEALTRYARAAAAVLSFDPAHLRGLSTAGLKGEYGVAEGFARLLAGSGLQARQGSDGVWSIQPAAGAQTLAPIAVTGLGGSTTQTFGYVAKASQSATKTDTPLIETPQSISVITRDQMTEQGAQSLNQVLRYTAGVATETRGATATRLDQFTVRGFSASTYLDGMRVFGGRDALPQVDAYRLERVDVLKGPSSVMYGQGGPGGVVNQVSKRPMDERYNEVEVQAGNYHLRRLNMDFSGPIDDDATLLYRLNGSAYDTNGQISHTKEQRYFIAPAFTWRPNADTSLTVLTHFQHDPDMGSYGAAPPMRTVMSAPDGRKLSARYYDGDADFEKSDRKSYSLGYIFEHRFNDTFKASQSLRFQHSEGVYRSVYGASSRYFGYTGPDYLYQQRASIATDVDVDAFTIDNNLQANLHTGPLSHTILLGFDYQHIHTDTLAGYGSAPPQNVFNPNYHMNIAVPAFSSDQTQRQLQTGLYAQDQIKWDRLSLLLGGRYDWARTHTGTDNLATSRHSSSSLAAEAFTGRAGLIYNFDNGLAPYASYSESFEPQSGTGWNNQAFKPIEGKQYEVGLKYQPVGSNALVTVAAFDIRRDNMLTTDPDPAHMCGSGRCQIQAGQVRTKGFELEAKAEVLRGLSVTAAYTYLDNKYEKANADTAGLNLKGHRPAGVPAHQASVWTRYQLQDGPLAGLGLGAGVRYLGSSWGNDNNTYKVPSTTLVDLMLDYDLGRMTASLKGMQVALNVSNLFNKEYIATCSGDAWCWFGYQRSIKASLRYRW, translated from the coding sequence GTGTTGGCGGTCAGTCTGGCGCTTGCCTCTGGCCTGAGCGTTCACGCCGCCTGGGGGCAGGCTGCTGCCGCCCACTATGATGTGCCGGCTGGCCCCTTGGCCGAAGCGCTGACCCGTTACGCTCGTGCTGCCGCAGCCGTGCTGTCGTTTGATCCGGCGCATCTGCGTGGGCTGTCGACCGCCGGATTGAAGGGGGAGTATGGGGTGGCCGAAGGGTTTGCTCGTTTGCTGGCCGGTAGCGGGTTGCAGGCTCGGCAGGGCAGCGATGGCGTCTGGAGCATTCAACCTGCAGCCGGTGCGCAGACGCTCGCTCCCATTGCGGTGACGGGGCTCGGTGGTTCGACGACCCAGACCTTCGGCTATGTTGCCAAGGCAAGCCAGAGCGCGACCAAGACCGACACGCCGCTGATCGAGACACCGCAATCGATCTCGGTCATCACACGCGATCAGATGACCGAGCAAGGTGCACAGTCCCTCAATCAGGTGCTCCGTTATACGGCGGGTGTGGCGACAGAGACCCGCGGTGCCACCGCCACGCGTCTGGATCAATTCACCGTGCGGGGTTTCTCGGCCTCGACCTATCTGGACGGAATGCGCGTCTTCGGCGGGCGCGACGCCTTGCCGCAGGTCGATGCGTATCGCCTGGAGCGGGTTGACGTGCTCAAAGGCCCGTCTTCCGTCATGTACGGTCAGGGCGGCCCTGGTGGCGTGGTCAACCAGGTCAGCAAGCGGCCGATGGACGAGCGCTACAACGAGGTGGAGGTGCAGGCCGGCAACTATCATCTGCGCCGCCTGAACATGGATTTCAGCGGTCCGATCGATGATGACGCCACATTGCTGTATCGGTTGAACGGCTCGGCTTATGATACGAACGGACAGATTTCACATACCAAAGAACAGCGCTACTTCATTGCTCCGGCGTTTACCTGGCGACCCAACGCAGACACGAGCCTGACTGTCCTGACGCACTTTCAGCATGATCCGGATATGGGTTCCTATGGGGCAGCGCCGCCCATGCGTACCGTCATGTCGGCACCCGATGGGCGCAAGCTGTCCGCACGGTACTACGACGGTGACGCCGACTTCGAAAAGAGTGATCGCAAGAGCTATTCGCTGGGCTATATCTTCGAGCATCGGTTCAACGACACCTTCAAGGCCAGTCAGAGCCTGCGATTCCAGCATTCGGAAGGCGTCTACCGCAGCGTGTATGGAGCGAGCTCACGCTACTTCGGCTACACCGGCCCCGATTATCTCTATCAGCAGCGCGCCTCTATCGCGACCGATGTCGATGTCGATGCATTCACGATAGACAACAATCTTCAGGCAAACCTGCATACGGGCCCGCTTAGCCATACCATTTTGCTGGGCTTCGACTATCAGCATATCCATACCGACACGCTGGCAGGCTACGGGTCTGCTCCGCCGCAGAACGTGTTCAATCCGAACTATCACATGAACATCGCCGTGCCGGCGTTTTCTTCGGATCAGACCCAGCGGCAGTTGCAGACCGGCCTTTATGCGCAGGACCAGATCAAGTGGGACCGGTTGTCTCTGCTGTTGGGCGGCCGCTACGATTGGGCGCGTACGCACACCGGCACCGACAACCTCGCCACAAGCCGCCACTCCAGCTCCTCGCTGGCAGCCGAGGCATTCACGGGTCGCGCAGGTCTGATTTACAACTTTGACAATGGTTTGGCGCCTTATGCCAGCTATAGCGAGTCCTTCGAACCGCAATCGGGCACGGGCTGGAACAATCAGGCCTTCAAGCCCATCGAGGGCAAACAGTATGAAGTTGGCCTGAAGTATCAGCCGGTTGGCAGCAACGCGCTGGTCACGGTGGCGGCGTTTGATATCCGGCGCGACAACATGTTGACCACCGACCCGGATCCCGCTCACATGTGCGGTAGCGGCCGCTGCCAGATCCAGGCGGGGCAGGTGCGAACCAAGGGTTTTGAGCTCGAAGCCAAGGCGGAAGTGTTGCGCGGCTTGTCCGTGACGGCGGCCTATACCTATCTGGACAACAAATACGAGAAAGCCAATGCGGATACGGCGGGCCTGAACCTCAAGGGTCACCGGCCGGCCGGCGTGCCCGCGCATCAGGCTTCGGTGTGGACGCGTTACCAGTTGCAGGACGGCCCGCTGGCCGGCCTTGGCCTGGGAGCTGGCGTGCGCTATCTGGGCAGCTCGTGGGGCAACGACAACAATACCTACAAAGTGCCTTCGACCACGTTGGTTGATTTGATGCTGGACTACGATCTGGGCCGCATGACCGCTTCGCTCAAGGGCATGCAGGTGGCATTGAATGTCAGCAACCTGTTCAATAAAGAATACATCGCCACGTGTAGTGGGGATGCATGGTGCTGGTTTGGTTATCAGCGCTCGATCAAGGCCAGCCTGCGCTACCGCTGGTAA
- a CDS encoding putative membrane protein has translation MKAPNFGAALLRYRFAVASRAVAAIGGGYLLASAAAACLAAYVARRCRGNGADAVVRGLCLRGHLGLRHL, from the coding sequence GTGAAAGCTCCCAATTTCGGCGCGGCCCTGCTGCGCTATCGTTTTGCTGTTGCCTCGCGTGCCGTGGCGGCGATCGGTGGCGGCTATCTGCTGGCTTCGGCCGCAGCCGCCTGTCTGGCTGCCTATGTCGCGCGTCGATGCCGTGGTAACGGCGCAGATGCTGTCGTTCGTGGTCTATGCCTGCGCGGTCATCTGGGTCTTCGCCACCTATAG
- a CDS encoding pepSY-associated TM helix family protein: protein MVLQHTERARALYYSDVSDTEAGPGERNFKRVQIDPATGQEISVRATRGGDFFYRFHFELEMGFPWGRWLASIAGMFMLVAIISGVITHKKIFADFFTFRPRKGGQRAWMDGHNALSVLGLPFHLMITFSGLVLFMAMLMPAGIVAAYDNERDYFNELFPAFAQTPAKNVAAPLTPLAPLVQQAESLWEGGRAGRVVVNHPGDAGATVTVTRSTADRVSYGRLAPSVTFDAVTGQVLNNRDAEGAVATTAGTIVGLHLGLFAQPLLRWFYFLVSLAGTAMVGTSLVLCVGRQTPSKAAGRQG from the coding sequence TTGGTTCTTCAGCATACCGAGCGAGCGCGAGCCCTATATTACAGCGACGTATCTGATACCGAGGCCGGCCCCGGTGAACGCAACTTCAAACGCGTGCAGATCGACCCCGCGACAGGCCAGGAAATCAGCGTGCGCGCGACGCGCGGCGGCGATTTCTTCTACCGTTTCCATTTTGAACTCGAAATGGGATTCCCGTGGGGGCGCTGGCTGGCGAGCATCGCGGGTATGTTCATGCTGGTGGCCATTATCAGTGGCGTCATCACCCACAAGAAAATATTTGCGGATTTCTTCACTTTCCGGCCGCGCAAAGGCGGACAGCGTGCGTGGATGGATGGGCATAACGCATTGTCGGTCCTGGGATTGCCGTTTCACCTGATGATCACCTTCAGCGGCCTGGTGTTGTTCATGGCCATGCTCATGCCCGCGGGTATTGTCGCGGCCTACGACAATGAGCGGGACTACTTCAACGAGCTGTTCCCGGCTTTCGCACAGACTCCAGCCAAAAACGTTGCAGCCCCGCTCACGCCGCTGGCGCCCCTGGTGCAGCAGGCCGAAAGCCTGTGGGAGGGCGGGCGTGCCGGCAGGGTGGTCGTCAATCATCCGGGCGATGCTGGAGCCACCGTAACGGTGACGCGTTCGACGGCCGACCGTGTCTCTTATGGCCGCCTCGCGCCTTCTGTGACATTTGACGCGGTTACCGGCCAGGTGCTGAACAACCGTGACGCAGAAGGGGCTGTGGCGACCACCGCAGGCACGATCGTGGGGCTGCACCTTGGATTGTTCGCTCAACCGTTACTGCGCTGGTTCTATTTCTTGGTGAGTTTGGCCGGTACGGCCATGGTCGGTACCAGCCTGGTGCTGTGTGTGGGTCGCCAAACGCCGTCAAAAGCTGCCGGCAGGCAAGGCTGA
- a CDS encoding putative membrane protein has translation MWVAKRRQKLPAGKADTLSLRLVDALNAGTVAGVFIGVAAFFLANRLLPTDLPKHELWESRAFFIAWAASLIYAFLRYRSKWRDLLALAALAFLLVPVVNALTTSRHLGVSLPDADWVMAGFDLTCLATACLLAWIARRCARRKAVAPRKQRVAVEERALEGR, from the coding sequence GTGTGGGTCGCCAAACGCCGTCAAAAGCTGCCGGCAGGCAAGGCTGACACGCTGTCGCTGCGCCTCGTCGATGCCCTCAACGCCGGTACCGTGGCTGGCGTTTTCATCGGCGTGGCGGCTTTCTTTCTGGCCAATCGCCTGCTGCCGACGGACCTACCGAAGCACGAGCTTTGGGAGAGCCGCGCGTTTTTCATCGCCTGGGCAGCCAGTCTGATCTACGCGTTCCTGCGGTATCGCAGCAAATGGCGTGATCTCTTGGCGCTGGCTGCATTGGCCTTTCTGCTGGTGCCGGTGGTCAATGCATTGACCACCTCACGCCATCTTGGTGTCTCGCTGCCCGATGCCGACTGGGTTATGGCGGGTTTCGACCTCACCTGCCTGGCCACCGCATGTTTGCTGGCCTGGATCGCGCGCCGGTGCGCGCGCAGGAAAGCAGTGGCGCCGCGTAAGCAGCGCGTCGCTGTCGAAGAACGTGCCTTGGAGGGTCGGTGA
- the trpS gene encoding tryptophan--tRNA ligase, translating to MTIRVLTGITTTGTPHLGNYAGAIRPAVRASEQPGVDAFFFLADYHALIKCDDPARVARSRLEIAATWLAAGLDPERVTFYRQSDIPETTELCWFLTCVTAKGLMNRAHAYKASVDQNEAKGVEPDDGVTMGLFSYPVLMAADILLFNAHKVPVGRDQVQHLEMARDIAQRFNHLYKGDFFVLPEVQVEEDVATLPGLDGRKMSKSYNNTIPLFEGGSKALRGAISRIVTDSLQPGQPKDADASHLFTLYRAFARPDEVAAFRRELETGMGWGDAKQMLGERLELDIAPMREKYNALMANPGRIEEILQAGASKARKLASPLMERLRDAVGLRTLVAAPTAGKGAAKKAVAKGARFVSFRDDDGTFRFRLLGTDGQELLLSEGHANPKDAGVLMRRLQDEDVELTEHDGSVGVMLQGAVVARGQAGADTIRQALDSLRQE from the coding sequence ATGACCATTCGCGTTCTTACGGGTATTACCACCACCGGCACTCCTCACCTGGGCAATTATGCTGGCGCCATCCGTCCTGCGGTGCGTGCCAGCGAACAGCCTGGCGTGGACGCTTTTTTCTTTCTGGCTGACTACCACGCTCTGATCAAGTGCGATGATCCTGCGCGAGTGGCGCGGTCTCGCCTGGAGATCGCAGCAACCTGGCTGGCTGCCGGACTGGACCCTGAGCGCGTTACGTTCTACCGTCAATCCGACATCCCGGAGACCACCGAGTTGTGTTGGTTTCTGACCTGCGTGACGGCCAAGGGCCTGATGAACCGCGCGCATGCCTACAAGGCTTCCGTGGATCAGAACGAGGCCAAAGGCGTGGAGCCAGACGATGGCGTGACCATGGGCCTGTTTTCTTACCCGGTGCTCATGGCCGCCGATATCCTGTTGTTCAATGCGCACAAAGTGCCGGTGGGACGCGACCAGGTGCAGCATCTGGAGATGGCCCGTGACATCGCCCAGCGCTTCAATCATCTGTACAAGGGCGATTTCTTCGTGCTGCCCGAAGTCCAGGTCGAAGAGGATGTTGCGACCTTGCCTGGTCTGGACGGCCGCAAGATGTCCAAGAGCTACAACAACACCATTCCCCTGTTCGAGGGCGGCTCCAAGGCCCTGCGCGGCGCCATTTCACGCATCGTGACCGACTCGTTGCAACCTGGACAGCCCAAGGACGCCGACGCGTCGCATCTGTTTACGCTGTACCGCGCCTTCGCGCGGCCCGATGAGGTGGCGGCATTCCGGCGCGAGCTCGAAACCGGCATGGGTTGGGGCGACGCCAAGCAGATGTTGGGCGAGCGGCTCGAGCTCGATATCGCCCCGATGCGCGAGAAGTACAACGCACTGATGGCCAACCCTGGCCGCATCGAAGAGATACTGCAGGCAGGCGCGAGCAAGGCGCGCAAGCTTGCCAGCCCGCTGATGGAGCGTCTGCGTGACGCCGTCGGCCTGCGCACGCTGGTCGCCGCACCAACGGCTGGCAAGGGCGCAGCCAAGAAGGCGGTGGCCAAGGGCGCCCGCTTTGTCAGCTTTCGCGACGACGACGGTACTTTCCGTTTTCGTCTGTTGGGCACCGATGGCCAGGAACTGCTGCTGTCCGAAGGCCATGCCAACCCCAAGGACGCCGGTGTGCTGATGCGCCGGTTGCAGGACGAGGATGTCGAGTTGACCGAGCATGATGGCAGTGTCGGTGTCATGCTGCAGGGCGCTGTGGTGGCGCGGGGCCAGGCCGGGGCCGACACAATCCGGCAAGCGCTCGATAGCCTGCGGCAAGAGTAA